A region from the Euwallacea similis isolate ESF13 chromosome 23, ESF131.1, whole genome shotgun sequence genome encodes:
- the Sara gene encoding zinc finger FYVE domain-containing protein 16 isoform X1, with product MDKYTVDLDQVLNDFEYSELTDQHLKNVPESSQPHIPFQSPSVTKHSINNVFHSLNEYLNLDLNSSISSGNHTVETSDTPKNKSPNVEDNKLEFSINDKQTVDTDKHEVSVRPEPQLNTNNKLTEFCEKNHPDVNPKGKPVDFDNEYVSEVECLTPMENSITHTVDSPKTDTNTEEALVRTLEPVNNDSECDRNVNFKSDSLLEQNDYNFSNKDRNWEAFDGVNDAEAEGNCDKHVELVEEVNVDKEGVLVDISDCQEHSTQANLVSETHNLLDMAPEDFHQIAVPTEQIKEVKEGECEERVIERDSHDEMQEEKLDQKVQEVESTEPPLETTFPDQNENFISNKQFTTNDKLADNEIIIDSNNVTTKANKLDQTDPQAVEMSQQKVIGFSADIDIDENELNKMLEDLELEEENVLKPIEEPISAESGEINAKEESVQAGHKDAEDTNNEKIHIAEVAEAEEASSSPPQILKCLEVQPQQKVQQSFSVPPENETTEIFSAIEEETSRRGESFLQYDQPEESVSRPQDLPLNNQLSDETGGRKINLIGSPGSTPYNNVYINKSIDSKTTHNIESDYTSSASPTFSDCSTGSTSTASTVSIEELPNNEDKFTSKSAGLKNTNLEGQNFKVKSENIGRVLEERDSPIQGSIDSDEINEQTVTQAASLENSQGASSIEIINESRVSEASGQTSETFLDKSWLGKQAPLWIPDADASACLHCDMKFTVIKRRHHCRACGLVLCSKCCNLRCRLEYLDSEARVCNKCYTILSKNSPNNAGSDNLSSDSGNSPAFRPNPNNPLEYCSTVSPLQQAGQTGTSPPSVMVPVGVLKRKGSSKKSNKSVMFCDGIAPGSDLTNLDQDFNYNPEAKTNIFPVRPKEAAKETEPVQPVAVAPKITKNMPKIDESTSCFIPKSETSLPPTMSLNRTDMIYSDCSNSPGVVEMLKNETLAFALNQNLLVHVKIVNMNCCINKHAWCFSSEGLINVGCDEVVYLIEYIDEESYVPKDVFFHVHNIYEDALKGTSIKELGISLHNTANFLDSKNHAGFVYIKPTFQCLENVIIPQEPYLIGILIHRWETPWAKLFPLRLILRLGAEYRYYPSPLISSRHRDSVYVEIGHTIINLLADFRNFTYSLPQIRGLIIHMEDKKTTITIPKNRYDMIMKSINNSSEHILAFAGNFSREADSHLVCIQDTQGHENCYTTHAINIHNKPRKSKKYSHVTVLNVQKKIFLVTGASFIVFNGSLKSSSGLTAKSNIVEDGLMIQIPSEHMDKIRDDLRNMKNHTIACGCINADSDESVNIVWGENDTDFNSGVKSPIDLRDLKGIPSIRVHNGQDYLSSGRMTLVRWTEVFILQNVEDNPRNQDPVDISKVSESIAKACCTALVKYLDLLISNNCQKVGIRATLHVDQVSYLAGSGGFKLAPIYMRSLDNELISVLHQISSNNLGDNSIELELIFRILNA from the exons ATGGATAAGTATACTGTGGATCTGGATCAAGTGCTAAATGACTTTGAGTACTCAGAACTCACAGACCAACATCTAAAGAATGTTCCTGAAAGTTCTCAACCCCATATTCCCTTCCAATCGCCCTCCGTGACTAAACACAGCATAAACAATGTTTTCCATAGTTTAAATGAGTATTTAAACCTTGATTTGAACAGTAGCATTAGCAGTGGAAACCATACAGTAGAAACGAGTGATACACCCAAAAATAAAAGCCCTAATGTTGAAGACAATAAGCTAGAATTTAGTATTAATGATAAACAAACTGTAGATACAGATAAACATGAGGTTTCTGTAAGGCCAGAGCCACAGCTAAACACAAATAATAAGTTGACTgaattttgtgagaaaaatcACCCTGATGTTAATCCCAAGGGAAAACCTGTAGATTTTGATAATGAATATGTGAGTGAAGTTGAGTGTTTGACTCCTATGGAAAATTCTATCACACATACTGTCGATTCACCCAAGACTGATACAAATACAGAGGAAGCTTTGGTCAGAACTTTAGAGCCTGTAAATAATGATTCCGAATGTGATAGAAATGTTAACTTCAAGTCTGATAGTTTGCTAGAGCAAAatgattataatttttctaataaggATAGAAATTGGGAAGCTTTTGACGGTGTAAATGATGCAGAGGCAGAAGGGAATTGTGATAAACATGTGGAGCTTGTTGAAGAAGTTAATGTAGATAAAGAAGGAGTTTTAGTAGATATTTCAGATTGTCAGGAACACAGTACTCAGGCAAATTTAGTCTCTGAGACACACAATTTATTAGATATGGCACCAGAggattttcatcaaattgcAGTGCCTACAGAGCAAATAAAGGAGGTCAAAGAGGGAGAATGTGAGGAGAGAGTGATTGAAAGAGATAGTCATGATGAG ATGCAGGAAGAAAAGCTTGACCAAAAAGTGCAAGAAGTAGAATCAACAGAACCCCCATTGGAAACTACATTCCCAGACCAAAATGAGAACTTTATATCAAATAAACAGTTCACTACAAATGACAAATTAGCCGATAATGAGATCATAATTGACAGCAACAATGTCACTACAAAGGCGAACAAATTAGATCAAACAGATCCTCAAGCTGTTGAAATGTCTCAGCAAAAAGTAATTGGGTTTTCTGCTGACATagatattgatgaaaatgagttGAACAAGATGCTGGAAGATCTTGAGCTTGAAGaggaaaatgttttgaaaccTATTGAAGAGCCTATTAGTGCAGAAAGTGGTGAAATTAATGCTAAGGAAGAAAGTGTACAGGCAGGTCACAAAGATGCTGAAGAtacaaataatgaaaaaatacatatag CTGAAGTTGCTGAAGCAGAAGAAGCGTCCTCATCTCCACCTCAAATCCTTAAGTGTTTGGAAGTACAACCACAGCAAAAAGTTCAGCAATCATTTTCAGTTCCACCTGAAAATGAGACCACAGAAATTTTCTCTGCAATAGAGGAGGAAACATCCAGAAGAGGAGAATCATTCTTGCAATATGATCAACCTGAAGAGTCCGTGAGTAGGCCTCAGGACTTGCCCTTGAATAACCAGCTGAGTGATGAGACCGGAGGAAGGAAGATCAACTTGATTG GCAGTCCAGGCTCAACACCATACAACAATGTATACATTAACAAATCAATCGACTCCAAAACAACACATAACATCGAGTCTGACTACACTAGTTCCGCCAGTCCTACTTTTTCTGACTGCAGCACTGGTAGCACCAGCACTGCCAGTACTGTATCAATTGAAGAGTTGCCTAATAATGAGGACAAATTCACCAGCAAAAGTGCGGGattgaaaaatactaatttggaAGGAcagaattttaaagttaaatctGAGAATATTGGACGTGTTTTAGAGGAAAGGGACAGTCCTATACAAG GGTCTATTGACAGTGatgaaataaatgaacaaACAGTGACACAAGCTGCAAGTTTGGAAAATTCCCAGGGGGCGAGTTCAATAGAGATTATCAATGAATCTCGAGTTAGCGAAGCTTCTGGGCAAACATCTGAGACGTTTTTAG ACAAGTCCTGGTTGGGAAAACAAGCTCCTTTGTGGATACCCGATGCTGATGCTTCGGCCTGCCTACACTGCGATATGAAATTTACCGTAATAAAGAGACGGCATCATTGTAGAGCTTGTGGTTTG GTTCTATGTTCAAAGTGCTGCAACCTTCGGTGTAGGCTTGAGTACTTGGACTCAGAAGCCAGAGTTTGCAATAAATGCTACACAATCTTGAGCAA AAACAGTCCAAATAACGCTGGCTCGGACAATTTGTCTTCAGATTCCGGCAATTCTCCAGCTTTTAGGCCAAATCCGAATAACCCCCTGGAATATTGTTCCACCGTATCACCATTGCAGCAAGCGGGGCAAACCGGAACATCACCGCCGTCAGTAATGGTCCCAGTTGGGgtgttaaaaagaaaag gTTCCAGtaagaaatctaataaatctGTGATGTTCTGTGACGGTATAGCACCTGGAAGTGACTTAACGAATTTGGACCAAGATTTTAACTATAACCCCgaagcaaaaacaaatatatttccGGTAAGACCTAAGGAAGCGGCCAAAGAAACGGAGCCTGTACAGCCTGTGGCGGTGGCCCcaaaaatcaccaaaaataTGCCGAAAATCGATGAAAGCACCAGCTGTTTTATACCAAAAAGTGAAACTAGTTTGCCACCCACTATGTCCCTGAATAGGACAG ATATGATATATTCTGACTGTTCCAATTCACCTGGAGTGGtagaaatgttgaaaaatgagACATTGGCATTTGCACTAAATCAAAACTTACTCGTGCATGTTAAAATCGTCAACA TGAATTGTtgtataaacaaacatgcctGGTGCTTTTCGTCGGAAGGACTTATCAACGTGGGCTGCGACGAAGTGGTTTACCTTATAGAGTATATTGACGAGGAGAGTTATGTGCCAAAAGACGTATTTTTCCATGTGCATAACATCTATGAGGATGCTCTTAAGG GTACATCAATCAAAGAACTGGGCATTTCTCTACATAACACTGCAAATTTTTTGGATTCAAAAAACCACGCAGGTTTCGTATATATCAAACCCACATTCCAGTGTTTAGAGAACGTGATCATACCTCAGGAACCGTATTTGATAGGAATACTAATACACAG GTGGGAAACCCCCTGGGCTAAACTCTTCCCTTTAAGGCTGATTTTGCGATTAGGAGCGGAGTACCGGTATTATCCAAGCCCATTAATTTCCAGTAGGCATAGAGATAGTGTTTATGTTGAAATCGGGCATACCATAATTAATCTTCTCGCT GACTTTAGGAATTTCACCTACAGTTTACCTCAAATACGAGGCTTAATAATCCACATGGAGGACAAGAAAACTACGATAACTATTCCTAAGAATCGTTACGATATG ATAATGAAGTCAATTAACAATTCGAGCGAACATATTCTGGCATTTGCGGGCAATTTCAGTAGGGAAGCCGATTCGCATTTAGTGTGTATTCAAGATACGCAAGGCCATGAGAACTGTTACACCACTCACGCTATAAACATCCACAATAAAcccagaaaaagtaaaaaatattctcatgTTACTGTCTTaaatgtccaaaaaaaaatctttttagtAACTGGGGCCAGTTTCATTGTTTTCAATGGGTCCTTGAAGTCCAGCAGTGGTTTAACTGCAAAATCCAACATTGTAGAAGACGGACTAATGATTCAAATCCCGTCCGAGCATATGGATAAAATACGAGATGATTTGCGTAATATGAAGAATCACACTATTGCCTGCGGGTGTATTAATGCGGACTCCGATGAGAGCGTTAATATTGTTTGGGGAGAAAATGACACTGACTTCAACTCCGG GGTAAAATCGCCTATCGACCTAAGAGATTTGAAAGGTATCCCGTCTATAAGGGTTCATAACGGACAAGATTATCTGTCCAGCGGCAGGATGACCCTTGTTAGATGGAcagaagtttttattttacaa AACGTAGAAGACAATCCTAGGAACCAGGACCCGGTAGACATTTCCAAAGTTTCAGAAAGTATAGCCAAGGCGTGTTGCACCGCGCTTGTCAAGTATCTAGATCTTTTAATATCCAACAATTGCCAAAAGGTGGGAATCAGGGCAACACTGCATGTGGATCAG gTCTCGTATTTAGCTGGGAGCGGTGGCTTCAAGCTGGCCCCAATTTATATGCGTAGTTTAGATAACGAACTAATTTCTGTATTGCACCAGATATCCTCCAACAATCTGGGGGATAATTCTATAGAATTAGAGCTTATTTTCCGAATTTTGAACGCGTAA
- the Sara gene encoding zinc finger FYVE domain-containing protein 16 isoform X2, with product MDKYTVDLDQVLNDFEYSELTDQHLKNVPESSQPHIPFQSPSVTKHSINNVFHSLNEYLNLDLNSSISSGNHTVETSDTPKNKSPNVEDNKLEFSINDKQTVDTDKHEVSVRPEPQLNTNNKLTEFCEKNHPDVNPKGKPVDFDNEYVSEVECLTPMENSITHTVDSPKTDTNTEEALVRTLEPVNNDSECDRNVNFKSDSLLEQNDYNFSNKDRNWEAFDGVNDAEAEGNCDKHVELVEEVNVDKEGVLVDISDCQEHSTQANLVSETHNLLDMAPEDFHQIAVPTEQIKEVKEGECEERVIERDSHDEMQEEKLDQKVQEVESTEPPLETTFPDQNENFISNKQFTTNDKLADNEIIIDSNNVTTKANKLDQTDPQAVEMSQQKVIGFSADIDIDENELNKMLEDLELEEENVLKPIEEPISAESGEINAKEESVQAGHKDAEDTNNEKIHIAEVAEAEEASSSPPQILKCLEVQPQQKVQQSFSVPPENETTEIFSAIEEETSRRGESFLQYDQPEESVSRPQDLPLNNQLSDETGGRKINLIGSPGSTPYNNVYINKSIDSKTTHNIESDYTSSASPTFSDCSTGSTSTASTVSIEELPNNEDKFTSKSAGLKNTNLEGQNFKVKSENIGRVLEERDSPIQGSIDSDEINEQTVTQAASLENSQGASSIEIINESRVSEASGQTSETFLDKSWLGKQAPLWIPDADASACLHCDMKFTVIKRRHHCRACGLVLCSKCCNLRCRLEYLDSEARVCNKCYTILSKNSPNNAGSDNLSSDSGNSPAFRPNPNNPLEYCSTVSPLQQAGQTGTSPPSVMVPVGVLKRKGSSKKSNKSVMFCDGIAPGSDLTNLDQDFNYNPEAKTNIFPVRPKEAAKETEPVQPVAVAPKITKNMPKIDESTSCFIPKSETSLPPTMSLNRTDMIYSDCSNSPGVVEMLKNETLAFALNQNLLVHVKIVNMNCCINKHAWCFSSEGLINVGCDEVVYLIEYIDEESYVPKDVFFHVHNIYEDALKGTSIKELGISLHNTANFLDSKNHAGFVYIKPTFQCLENVIIPQEPYLIGILIHRWETPWAKLFPLRLILRLGAEYRYYPSPLISSRHRDSVYVEIGHTIINLLADFRNFTYSLPQIRGLIIHMEDKKTTITIPKNRYDMIMKSINNSSEHILAFAGNFSREADSHLVCIQDTQGHENCYTTHAINIHNKPRKITGASFIVFNGSLKSSSGLTAKSNIVEDGLMIQIPSEHMDKIRDDLRNMKNHTIACGCINADSDESVNIVWGENDTDFNSGVKSPIDLRDLKGIPSIRVHNGQDYLSSGRMTLVRWTEVFILQNVEDNPRNQDPVDISKVSESIAKACCTALVKYLDLLISNNCQKVGIRATLHVDQVSYLAGSGGFKLAPIYMRSLDNELISVLHQISSNNLGDNSIELELIFRILNA from the exons ATGGATAAGTATACTGTGGATCTGGATCAAGTGCTAAATGACTTTGAGTACTCAGAACTCACAGACCAACATCTAAAGAATGTTCCTGAAAGTTCTCAACCCCATATTCCCTTCCAATCGCCCTCCGTGACTAAACACAGCATAAACAATGTTTTCCATAGTTTAAATGAGTATTTAAACCTTGATTTGAACAGTAGCATTAGCAGTGGAAACCATACAGTAGAAACGAGTGATACACCCAAAAATAAAAGCCCTAATGTTGAAGACAATAAGCTAGAATTTAGTATTAATGATAAACAAACTGTAGATACAGATAAACATGAGGTTTCTGTAAGGCCAGAGCCACAGCTAAACACAAATAATAAGTTGACTgaattttgtgagaaaaatcACCCTGATGTTAATCCCAAGGGAAAACCTGTAGATTTTGATAATGAATATGTGAGTGAAGTTGAGTGTTTGACTCCTATGGAAAATTCTATCACACATACTGTCGATTCACCCAAGACTGATACAAATACAGAGGAAGCTTTGGTCAGAACTTTAGAGCCTGTAAATAATGATTCCGAATGTGATAGAAATGTTAACTTCAAGTCTGATAGTTTGCTAGAGCAAAatgattataatttttctaataaggATAGAAATTGGGAAGCTTTTGACGGTGTAAATGATGCAGAGGCAGAAGGGAATTGTGATAAACATGTGGAGCTTGTTGAAGAAGTTAATGTAGATAAAGAAGGAGTTTTAGTAGATATTTCAGATTGTCAGGAACACAGTACTCAGGCAAATTTAGTCTCTGAGACACACAATTTATTAGATATGGCACCAGAggattttcatcaaattgcAGTGCCTACAGAGCAAATAAAGGAGGTCAAAGAGGGAGAATGTGAGGAGAGAGTGATTGAAAGAGATAGTCATGATGAG ATGCAGGAAGAAAAGCTTGACCAAAAAGTGCAAGAAGTAGAATCAACAGAACCCCCATTGGAAACTACATTCCCAGACCAAAATGAGAACTTTATATCAAATAAACAGTTCACTACAAATGACAAATTAGCCGATAATGAGATCATAATTGACAGCAACAATGTCACTACAAAGGCGAACAAATTAGATCAAACAGATCCTCAAGCTGTTGAAATGTCTCAGCAAAAAGTAATTGGGTTTTCTGCTGACATagatattgatgaaaatgagttGAACAAGATGCTGGAAGATCTTGAGCTTGAAGaggaaaatgttttgaaaccTATTGAAGAGCCTATTAGTGCAGAAAGTGGTGAAATTAATGCTAAGGAAGAAAGTGTACAGGCAGGTCACAAAGATGCTGAAGAtacaaataatgaaaaaatacatatag CTGAAGTTGCTGAAGCAGAAGAAGCGTCCTCATCTCCACCTCAAATCCTTAAGTGTTTGGAAGTACAACCACAGCAAAAAGTTCAGCAATCATTTTCAGTTCCACCTGAAAATGAGACCACAGAAATTTTCTCTGCAATAGAGGAGGAAACATCCAGAAGAGGAGAATCATTCTTGCAATATGATCAACCTGAAGAGTCCGTGAGTAGGCCTCAGGACTTGCCCTTGAATAACCAGCTGAGTGATGAGACCGGAGGAAGGAAGATCAACTTGATTG GCAGTCCAGGCTCAACACCATACAACAATGTATACATTAACAAATCAATCGACTCCAAAACAACACATAACATCGAGTCTGACTACACTAGTTCCGCCAGTCCTACTTTTTCTGACTGCAGCACTGGTAGCACCAGCACTGCCAGTACTGTATCAATTGAAGAGTTGCCTAATAATGAGGACAAATTCACCAGCAAAAGTGCGGGattgaaaaatactaatttggaAGGAcagaattttaaagttaaatctGAGAATATTGGACGTGTTTTAGAGGAAAGGGACAGTCCTATACAAG GGTCTATTGACAGTGatgaaataaatgaacaaACAGTGACACAAGCTGCAAGTTTGGAAAATTCCCAGGGGGCGAGTTCAATAGAGATTATCAATGAATCTCGAGTTAGCGAAGCTTCTGGGCAAACATCTGAGACGTTTTTAG ACAAGTCCTGGTTGGGAAAACAAGCTCCTTTGTGGATACCCGATGCTGATGCTTCGGCCTGCCTACACTGCGATATGAAATTTACCGTAATAAAGAGACGGCATCATTGTAGAGCTTGTGGTTTG GTTCTATGTTCAAAGTGCTGCAACCTTCGGTGTAGGCTTGAGTACTTGGACTCAGAAGCCAGAGTTTGCAATAAATGCTACACAATCTTGAGCAA AAACAGTCCAAATAACGCTGGCTCGGACAATTTGTCTTCAGATTCCGGCAATTCTCCAGCTTTTAGGCCAAATCCGAATAACCCCCTGGAATATTGTTCCACCGTATCACCATTGCAGCAAGCGGGGCAAACCGGAACATCACCGCCGTCAGTAATGGTCCCAGTTGGGgtgttaaaaagaaaag gTTCCAGtaagaaatctaataaatctGTGATGTTCTGTGACGGTATAGCACCTGGAAGTGACTTAACGAATTTGGACCAAGATTTTAACTATAACCCCgaagcaaaaacaaatatatttccGGTAAGACCTAAGGAAGCGGCCAAAGAAACGGAGCCTGTACAGCCTGTGGCGGTGGCCCcaaaaatcaccaaaaataTGCCGAAAATCGATGAAAGCACCAGCTGTTTTATACCAAAAAGTGAAACTAGTTTGCCACCCACTATGTCCCTGAATAGGACAG ATATGATATATTCTGACTGTTCCAATTCACCTGGAGTGGtagaaatgttgaaaaatgagACATTGGCATTTGCACTAAATCAAAACTTACTCGTGCATGTTAAAATCGTCAACA TGAATTGTtgtataaacaaacatgcctGGTGCTTTTCGTCGGAAGGACTTATCAACGTGGGCTGCGACGAAGTGGTTTACCTTATAGAGTATATTGACGAGGAGAGTTATGTGCCAAAAGACGTATTTTTCCATGTGCATAACATCTATGAGGATGCTCTTAAGG GTACATCAATCAAAGAACTGGGCATTTCTCTACATAACACTGCAAATTTTTTGGATTCAAAAAACCACGCAGGTTTCGTATATATCAAACCCACATTCCAGTGTTTAGAGAACGTGATCATACCTCAGGAACCGTATTTGATAGGAATACTAATACACAG GTGGGAAACCCCCTGGGCTAAACTCTTCCCTTTAAGGCTGATTTTGCGATTAGGAGCGGAGTACCGGTATTATCCAAGCCCATTAATTTCCAGTAGGCATAGAGATAGTGTTTATGTTGAAATCGGGCATACCATAATTAATCTTCTCGCT GACTTTAGGAATTTCACCTACAGTTTACCTCAAATACGAGGCTTAATAATCCACATGGAGGACAAGAAAACTACGATAACTATTCCTAAGAATCGTTACGATATG ATAATGAAGTCAATTAACAATTCGAGCGAACATATTCTGGCATTTGCGGGCAATTTCAGTAGGGAAGCCGATTCGCATTTAGTGTGTATTCAAGATACGCAAGGCCATGAGAACTGTTACACCACTCACGCTATAAACATCCACAATAAAcccagaaaaa tAACTGGGGCCAGTTTCATTGTTTTCAATGGGTCCTTGAAGTCCAGCAGTGGTTTAACTGCAAAATCCAACATTGTAGAAGACGGACTAATGATTCAAATCCCGTCCGAGCATATGGATAAAATACGAGATGATTTGCGTAATATGAAGAATCACACTATTGCCTGCGGGTGTATTAATGCGGACTCCGATGAGAGCGTTAATATTGTTTGGGGAGAAAATGACACTGACTTCAACTCCGG GGTAAAATCGCCTATCGACCTAAGAGATTTGAAAGGTATCCCGTCTATAAGGGTTCATAACGGACAAGATTATCTGTCCAGCGGCAGGATGACCCTTGTTAGATGGAcagaagtttttattttacaa AACGTAGAAGACAATCCTAGGAACCAGGACCCGGTAGACATTTCCAAAGTTTCAGAAAGTATAGCCAAGGCGTGTTGCACCGCGCTTGTCAAGTATCTAGATCTTTTAATATCCAACAATTGCCAAAAGGTGGGAATCAGGGCAACACTGCATGTGGATCAG gTCTCGTATTTAGCTGGGAGCGGTGGCTTCAAGCTGGCCCCAATTTATATGCGTAGTTTAGATAACGAACTAATTTCTGTATTGCACCAGATATCCTCCAACAATCTGGGGGATAATTCTATAGAATTAGAGCTTATTTTCCGAATTTTGAACGCGTAA